Proteins encoded in a region of the Streptomyces sp. NBC_00310 genome:
- a CDS encoding 6-phosphofructokinase produces the protein MRVGVLTGGGDCPGLNAVIRGVVRKGVQEYGYDFVGFRDGWRGPLENDTVRLDIPAVRGILPRGGTILGSSRTNPLKQENGIRRIKDNLAKQEVEALIAIGGEDTLGVAARLSDEYGVPCVGVPKTIDNDLSATDYTFGFDTAVGIATEAIDRLHTTAESHMRVLVVEVMGRHAGWIAIHSGLAGGANVILIPEQRFDVDKVCAWVTSRFKASYAPIVVVAEGAMPKDGEMVLKDGSLDSFGHVRLSGVGEWLAKEIERRTGKEARTTVLGHVQRGGTPSAFDRWLATRFGLHAIDAVHDRDFGKMVALRGTDIIRVPIADATARLKTVDPKLYEEVGVFFG, from the coding sequence ATGCGCGTCGGAGTACTGACCGGAGGCGGCGACTGCCCCGGGCTCAACGCCGTCATCCGGGGCGTCGTCCGCAAGGGCGTGCAGGAGTACGGCTACGACTTCGTCGGCTTCCGGGACGGCTGGCGGGGTCCGCTCGAGAACGACACCGTCCGCCTCGACATCCCCGCCGTGCGCGGCATCCTGCCCCGCGGCGGCACCATCCTCGGCTCCTCGCGCACCAACCCGCTCAAGCAGGAGAACGGCATCCGCCGTATCAAGGACAACCTCGCCAAGCAGGAGGTCGAGGCGCTCATCGCCATCGGCGGCGAGGACACGCTCGGTGTGGCCGCGCGCCTGTCGGACGAGTACGGCGTGCCGTGCGTGGGCGTCCCGAAGACCATCGACAACGACCTCTCCGCCACGGACTACACCTTCGGCTTCGACACGGCGGTGGGCATCGCCACGGAGGCCATCGACCGCCTGCACACCACCGCCGAGTCCCACATGCGCGTCCTGGTGGTGGAGGTGATGGGACGTCACGCCGGCTGGATCGCCATCCACTCCGGCCTGGCCGGCGGCGCCAACGTCATCCTCATCCCCGAGCAGCGCTTCGACGTCGACAAGGTGTGCGCCTGGGTGACGTCCCGCTTCAAGGCCTCGTACGCGCCGATCGTGGTCGTCGCGGAGGGCGCCATGCCGAAGGACGGCGAGATGGTCCTCAAGGACGGCTCACTCGACTCCTTCGGGCACGTCCGCCTCTCCGGCGTGGGCGAGTGGCTGGCCAAGGAGATCGAGAGGCGTACGGGCAAGGAAGCCCGTACGACCGTCCTAGGTCACGTCCAGCGCGGCGGCACCCCCTCCGCGTTCGACCGCTGGCTCGCCACCCGCTTCGGCCTCCACGCCATCGACGCCGTCCACGACCGCGACTTCGGCAAGATGGTCGCCCTGCGCGGCACCGACATCATCCGCGTCCCCATCGCCGACGCGACGGCGAGGCTGAAGACGGTGGATCCCAAGCTCTACGAGGAGGTCGGCGTCTTCTTCGGCTGA